A genomic segment from Bombus affinis isolate iyBomAffi1 chromosome 13, iyBomAffi1.2, whole genome shotgun sequence encodes:
- the LOC126923294 gene encoding CHRNA7-FAM7A fusion protein-like isoform X3, with protein MRWNTSDYGGVRDLRIPPHRLWKPDVLMYNSADEGFDGTYPTNVVVKNNGTCLYVPPGIFKSTCKIDITWFPFDDQRCEMKFGSWTYDGFQLDLQLQDESGGDISSFITNGEWDLLGVPGKRNEIYYNCCPEPYIDITFVVIIRRRTLYYFFNLIVPCVLIASMAVLGFTLPPDSGEKLSLGVTILLSLTVFLNMVAETMPATSDAVPLLGTYFNCIMFMVASSVVSTILILNYHHRNSDTHEMSEWVKVVFLYWLPCILRMSRPSDKEEREAQKSQKPSPVTGNLVTRKSIDTSAGKSHGDLELRQRSSKSLLANVLDLEDNALASHNNLLNNVYSTPGPHHHTMGHGHSHIHTTPHHHHSHAATPHHQHSTPLAHSSYPGAIQIGHTPHHHPHPPDTPGPQVETILQNACFCARNELIMILKEIKIITDQLKNEELNTKVTNDWKFAAMVIDRMCLIIFTLFTIIATITVLLSAPHIIVT; from the exons CGCAGACGAAGGCTTCGACGGCACTTATCCGACGAACGTCGTCGTGAAGAACAATGGGACCTGCTTATACGTACCGCCCGGCATATTCAAAAGCACTTGCAAGATAGACATTACGTGGTTCCCCTTTGATGATCAGCGCTGCGAGATGAAATTCGGCTCCTGGACGTACGACGGTTTTCAG TTGGACCTGCAACTGCAAGACGAGAGCGGAGGTGACATCAGCAGTTTCATCACTAACGGCGAGTGGGATCTGTTAG GAGTACCTGGTAAAAGGAACGAAATTTATTACAATTGCTGCCCAGAAccgtatatagatataacgttcGTGGTTATCATCAGAAGGCGGACTCTTTACTATTTCTTCAACCTCATCGTGCCATGTGTTCTGATTGCCAGCATGGCCGTTCTAGGATTCACCTTGCCACCCGATTCCGGCGAGAAACTTTCTCTAG GGGTAACCATTCTCTTGTCCCTCACTGTGTTCTTGAATATGGTGGCCGAGACAATGCCAGCGACTTCGGACGCCGTGCCTCTGCTGG GAACATACTTCAACTGTATTATGTTTATGGTGGCCAGCAGTGTAGTCAGCACCATTCTTATTTTAAATTATCATCACCGGAACTCTGACACTCATGAAATGTCTGAATGG GTGAAAGTGGTATTCCTTTATTGGCTGCCTTGCATACTTCGTATGTCACGACCTAGTGATAAAGAAGAGAGGGAGGCACAAAAGTCTCAGAAACCGTCTCCAGTCACCGGTAATTTAGTGACACGAAAAAGCATCGACACAA GTGCTGGCAAGAGTCACGGCGATCTGGAGCTTCGTCAGAGGAGCAGCAAATCCCTCCTAGCGAATGTTCTGGATCTCGAGGACAATGCCCTGGCGTCCCATAATAATCTCCTGAATAACGTGTACAGTACCCCTGGCCCTCACCATCACACGATGGGCCATGGGCACAGTCACATTCACACGACGCCCCATCATCATCATAGCCACGCTGCAACGCCGCATCATCAACACTCAACGCCACTGGCACACTCCTCTTATCCGGGAGCGATTCAGATCGGTCACACGCCGCATCATCATCCACATCCGCCAGATACACCAGGTCCCCAGGTCGAAACAATACTTCAAAACGCGTGTTTCTGTGCCCGAAACGAGCTCATTATGATCCTCAAAGAAATTAAG ATAATCACGGATCAACTGAAGAACGAGGAGTTGAACACCAAGGTGACGAACGACTGGAAGTTCGCGGCGATGGTGATCGACAGAATGTGCCTAATCATTTTTACTCTGTTCACCATCATCGCAACCATCACCGTCCTACTGTCGGCGCCGCACATCATCGTCACGTGA